A portion of the Pleuronectes platessa chromosome 15, fPlePla1.1, whole genome shotgun sequence genome contains these proteins:
- the LOC128457610 gene encoding serine rich and transmembrane domain containing 1: MSGMDVPLVDHNDTGVSPIDDGTFLRFSPTSVSTSAAASSPGRPGNVYVYVWLFLGLLVFLLTLLIISLHRLKNIISSSSSVPDCSSEGGSSFTNMEICSISSQRSTMSSLST; encoded by the coding sequence ATGTCTGGGATGGACGTCCCCCTGGTGGACCACAACGACACTGGAGTCTCCCCAATAGACGACGGGACCTTCCTGCGTTTCTCTCCGACCTCTGTCTCCACGTCGGCCGCCGCCTCGTCCCCGGGACGTCCGGGCAACGTGTACGTCTACGTGTGGCTCTTCCTCGGCCTGCTGGTGTTCCTGCTCACGCTGCTCATCATCTCCCTCCACAGGCTGAAGaacatcatctcctcctcctcttcggtGCCCGACTGCAGCAGCGAGGGGGGAAGCTCCTTCACCAACATGGAGATCTGTAGCATCTCGTCCCAGAGGTCCACCAtgtcctcactgtccacctGA